A window of the Bacillota bacterium genome harbors these coding sequences:
- a CDS encoding DNA-directed RNA polymerase subunit omega has translation MIFPSLSDLMKNMDSKYTLVVTVAKRARQLVDGASKLVKCNVDKPVTIAINEVYEEKITYVRTKSGVK, from the coding sequence ATGATTTTTCCTTCATTAAGTGACTTGATGAAAAATATGGACAGCAAGTATACTCTTGTAGTAACTGTAGCAAAAAGGGCGCGTCAATTGGTTGATGGAGCTTCAAAACTTGTAAAATGCAATGTAGATAAACCAGTTACGATTGCAATAAATGAAGTTTATGAAGAAAAGATTACATATGTACGTACTAAAAGCGGGGTAAAATAA